In Amphiprion ocellaris isolate individual 3 ecotype Okinawa chromosome 3, ASM2253959v1, whole genome shotgun sequence, one genomic interval encodes:
- the tmpob gene encoding thymopoietin b, which yields MAEFLEDPSVLTKDKLKNELTANNVPLPSGEHKKEVYVQLYLKNLTILNNKKSPPADTFSSDEELPAPVVSNKSRSGRKATKKTDKPRTEEVEVTDLTDEDLKQQLAKHGVESGPIVASTRKLYEKKLQKLLDQPPAEPEAPTDVTALPKADSNQNGNTNSDQYSDKEDEEIAAAEPEPVPVVEKPVRSRGKAPVTVRTSSRRQTKVVEEIITEETPKKASESVVEDILANEISTPTGISATCRRPIRGAAGRPVKPSEYWLDESRVQHSVHTESRSYSESLSRPGSKVSTGKAPVRRGFLSLLLKLLLLVVVCGSLYYAYQNLDSDQINTLRGVLDSVIVPLQGTVDKAAAYLGIGSSGAQESIGE from the exons aTGGCAGAATTCCTGGAAGACCCGTCGGTTCTCACGAAAGATAAGCTGAAGAATGAGCTTACAGCAAACAATGTGCCACTTCCCAGCGGTGAGCATAAAAAAGAAGTGTACGTGCAGCTGTACCTGAAAAACTTAACCATActgaataacaagaaaagcccaCCTGCAGACACTTTCTCCAGCGACGAAGAGTTACCTGCCCCCGTGGTGTCTAACAAAAGTCGGTCTGGAAGA AAAGCTACCAAAAAGACAGATAAGCCTCGcacagaggaggtggaggtgacaGATCTCACTGATGAagatttaaaacagcagctggcCAAGCATGGTGTGGAGTCAGGACCTATTGTTG CCTCTACCCGGAAGCTGTACGAGAAGAAGCTGCAGAAGCTTTTGGACCAGCCTCCAGCCGAACCTGAAGCTCCTACAGATGTCACAGCTCTCCCCAAGGCAGACAGTAACCAGAACGGCAATACAAACTCTGACCAGTACAGCGACAAAGAAGATG AGGAGATTGCTGCTGCTGAGCCAGAGCCAGTTCCTGTGGTAGAGAAGCCTGTGAGGAGCAGAGGAAAAGCTCCTGTCACTgtcagaaccagcagcagaagacaAACCAAG GTGGTAGAGGAGATAATTACTGAAGAGACCCCTAAAAAGGCCAGTGAGAGTGTTGTTGAAGATATCCTTGCCAATGAAATAAGCACACCAACGGGTATCAG TGCAACCTGCAGACGTCCAATCAGAGGTGCAGCCGGTCGGCCTGTAAAACCAAGTGAGTACTGGCTGGATGAGTCCCGTGTCCAGCACAGTGTCCACACCGAGAGCCGCTCTTACTCCGAGTCTTTGTCCCGACCGGGCAGCAAGGTTTCGACTGGCAAAGCACCTGTCCGACGAGGCTTCCTGTCCCTGTTGCTTAAGCTCCTGCTCCTTGTCGTGGTGTGTGGTTCTCTCTACTATGCCTACCAGAACCTGGATTCCGATCAGATCAACACCCTCAGAGGCGTCCTGGACAGCGTGATCGTCCCACTCCAAGGCACTGTGGACAAGGCAGCCGCCTACCTGGGCATCGGCAGCAGCGGTGCTCAGGAGAGCATCGGAGAGTAA
- the LOC111566802 gene encoding parathyroid hormone-related protein-like: MFGSRMCSIVMLHQWSLAVFLLCSPATLDGRPVDALSSRTRRSVSHAQLMHDKGRSLQEFKRRMWLQELLEEVHTADEHAPPVQSRTPSQTFSGNALHQKPPGATKDLPDRFRLDREGPNLPQETNKALAYKDQPLKVATKRKKKVRLGRRRENDKKRRRARSVSTKGP; this comes from the exons ATGTTTGGCTCAAGGATGTGCTCTATAGTCATGCTTCATCAGTGGAGTCTGGCTGTGTTCTTGCTGTGTTCCCCAGCGACACTTGATGGGAGACCAGTTGATGCACTTAGTAGCAGAAC GAGGAGGTCAGTGAGCCACGCCCAGCTGATGCACGATAAAGGTCGCTCCCTGCAGGAGTTCAAGCGCCGCATGTGGCTacaggagctgctggaggaggtgCACACGGCCGATGAGCATGCACCACCTGTGCAGAGCAGAACGCCGAGCCAGACCTTCAGTGGAAATGCTCTACACCAGAAACCCCCAGGGGCCACCAAGGACCTCCCAGACAGGTTCAGGCTGGACAGGGAGGGCCCTAACCTCCCCCAGGAGACCAACAAGGCTCTGGCTTATAAGGACCAGCCACTTAAAGTAGCcaccaagaggaaaaaaaaggtgagGTTAGGCCGGCGCAGAGAGAACgacaagaagaggaggagagcgCGGTCTGTCTCAACAAAGGGGCCATAA
- the LOC111566801 gene encoding galanin receptor 2b yields MAAQNTFGLIFACTCGVILGIGLCANLLVFSLFAKYNTLRKNRLDILLLSMTLADFLTLLLIPFTLYSAVSFTWPLGDTSCKVYQFLLAFSLAASTYSLCAVSMTRAMIITNPYQPPNMDLVILMFVLVWALSFFISLPLRMFATKETLGPSLANCSFCLPTIHEHHYQVVLSQFVLYYFFPMLVIAFNYVRLALFLHKSPVMSVSSARNTRRASVMVFLAAATFSVCWLPGYVLELCVYLGLYRHGQAWEMFYFTCTVLQYLHPCINPVLYVLLSKRYRHRRAAWLFSCNRNRVQPQVISVTTDSF; encoded by the coding sequence ATGGCGGCTCAGAATACCTTTGGGCTGATCTTTGCCTGCACCTGTGGAGTGATCCTGGGAATCGGGCTCTGTGCCAACCTGCTGGTCTTCTCTTTGTTTGCCAAGTACAACACACTGCGTAAGAACCGCCTGgacatcctcctcctcagcatgaCTCTGGCTGACTTTCTAACCCTCCTGCTCATCCCCTTCACCCTCTACTCCGCTGTGAGCTTCACCTGGCCTCTCGGTGACACCTCCTGCAAGGTCTACCAGTTCCTGCTGGCCTTCAGCCTGGCTGCCAGCACCTACTCCCTATGCGCTGTGTCCATGACCCGCGCCATGATCATCACCAACCCATACCAGCCGCCCAACATGGACCTGGTCATCCTCATGTTTGTCTTGGTCTGGGCCCTCAGCTTCTTCATCAGCCTGCCTCTGCGAATGTTTGCCACCAAAGAGACTCTGGGCCCGAGCCTGGCGAACTGCTCCTTCTGCCTTCCAACCATTCATGAGCACCACTACCAAGTGGTCCTCAGCCAGTTTGTGCTTTACTACTTTTTTCCAATGCTAGTAATCGCCTTCAACTATGTCCGTCTGGCTCTTTTCCTCCACAAGAGTCCTGTAATGTCGGTGTCCAGTGCCAGAAACACCCGCAGAGCCTCTGTCATGGTGTTCTTGGCTGCTGCTACCTTCTCAGTGTGCTGGCTGCCCGGCTATGTGCTGGagctgtgtgtttacctggGTCTGTATCGCCACGGACAGGCCTGGGAGATGTTCTACTTCACCTGTACTGTGCTCCAGTACCTGCACCCCTGCATCAACCCGGTGCTCTATGTGCTGCTGTCGAAGCGTTACCGCCACAGGAGGGCAGCCTGGCTCTTCA